In the Naumovozyma dairenensis CBS 421 chromosome 4, complete genome genome, one interval contains:
- the CTF8 gene encoding Ctf8p (similar to Saccharomyces cerevisiae CTF8 (YHR191C); ancestral locus Anc_4.356), which translates to MPAVEITTSHLQTLLHETQDGARQITIPTPLGHTMLEIQGDLEMPKTVPTDAPDSRYSKYNDGEIDIVRFGLLNLDQEKKLATLFIGTKQRLLGKIVKLDTPLGLLKFDNSSKKVQLVDVINYKIIFSDRPLPIH; encoded by the coding sequence ATGCCAGCAGTAGAAATTACTACTTCTCATCTACAAACCCTCCTACATGAAACACAAGATGGAGCAAGACAGATAACGATACCGACACCATTAGGTCACACCATGCTAGAAATTCAAGGTGATCTTGAGATGCCCAAAACTGTACCAACTGATGCACCAGATTCACGTTACTCGAAATACAATGATGGTGAAATTGATATCGTTAGATTTGGATTATTGAATCTTGAtcaagagaaaaaattggCAACATTATTTATCGGGACTAAACAAAGGTTATTGGGAAAGATTGTTAAATTAGATACCCCATTGGGGTTATTGAAATTCGATAATTCTTCGAAGAAAGTGCAATTGGTCGATGTGATCaattataaaattatattctcTGATAGGCCATTaccaattcattaa
- the LNP1 gene encoding Lnp1p (similar to Saccharomyces cerevisiae YHR192W; ancestral locus Anc_4.357): MLRTISTILSKVNNTITNSKKTLIQRYTEDLSHITSQIHALESSLQRRQAVLDHFQSQLTFYGLSAIVCLASAAYYYSSSYSENEGNTEWVWITVLVLGVILLGFLKWVSYKLEGWYKERQDKKLSKLRATHSKKLESLKRETQFHETNSIIQRFSSGSNQDDDAMVLMDEQLSAKYDEFNQLKNELNKLQKDNEFVNNKEKSDVWFDKVIGILAGGNDLNNTIRPIVCSNCKRHTGAYRLLNKPLQYVCPVCGCKLDETIKNQHEEREPSAVDTIDTKDTNDSNKKTKKSKKKNGSLKKV, from the coding sequence ATGCTACGCACGATAAGTACCATATTAAGCAAAGTCAATAACACAATTACAAATTCGAAGAAGACATTAATACAACGGTACACAGAGGATCTATCCCACATAACTTCTCAAATTCATGCTTTGGAAAGTAGTTTACAAAGGAGACAAGCTGTATTGgatcattttcaatcaCAATTGACTTTCTACGGGTTGAGTGCAATCGTTTGTCTTGCATCGGCAGCGTATTActattcttcttcttattctGAGAATGAGGGGAATACTGAATGGGTGTGGATAACTGTGTTAGTTTTGGGAGTTATATTGTTAGGGTTTCTTAAATGGGTAAGTTATAAATTGGAAGGATGGTATAAGGAGAGACAAGATAAGAAATTAAGTAAATTACGAGCTACACATTCTAAGAAGTTGGAGAGTTTGAAAAGAGAGACACAATTCCATGAGACAAATTCGATTATACAACGGTTTTCTAGTGGTAGTAatcaagatgatgatgcgATGGTCTTGATGGATGAACAATTAAGTGCaaaatatgatgaattcaatcaattgaagaatgaattgaataaattacaaaaggataatgaatttgttaataataaagagaaaagTGATGTTTGGTTTGATAAAGTTATCGGTATCCTTGCTGGTGGTAAcgatttaaataatacaattAGGCCAATTGTTTGTTCTAATTGTAAAAGACATACTGGTGCTTACAGGTTGTTAAACAAACCATTACAATATGTGTGTCCAGTATGCGGTTGTAAACTTGATGAGACGATCAAGAACCAACACGAGGAAAGAGAACCAAGTGCAGTTGATACAATTGACACTAAAGATACAAATGATAGTAATAAGAAGACAAAAAAGtctaaaaagaaaaatgggTCATTAAAAAAGGtatag
- the EGD2 gene encoding Egd2p (similar to Saccharomyces cerevisiae EGD2 (YHR193C); ancestral locus Anc_4.358), translating into MSIPANSNVTILNKNEKKARELIGKLGLRLVPGIIRVAFRKKNNEIVAIEKPEVYRSVGGNYVVFGEAKVDDFTQKLAAAQQQAASSGILPSNEDIATKSPQDIQADMEAAATGALDEAIAAVEEDDAEVDAGDLSKEDIDLVIQQTNVTKNKAIKALKEHNGDIVNAIMSLSK; encoded by the coding sequence ATGTCTATCCCAGCTAACTCCAACGTCACCATCTTGAACAAGAACGAAAAGAAGGCCAGAGAATTAATCGGTAAATTGGGTTTAAGATTAGTCCCAGGTATCATCAGAGTTGCCTTcagaaagaagaacaacGAAATTGTCGCCATTGAAAAACCAGAAGTTTACAGATCTGTCGGTGGTAACTACGTTGTCTTTGGTGAAGCTAAAGTAGACGATTTCACTCAAAAATTAGCTGCTGCTCAACAACAAGCTGCCTCTTCAGGGATCTTACCAAGTAACGAAGATATCGCTACCAAGTCTCCTCAAGATATTCAAGCTGATATGGAAGCTGCCGCTACTGGTGCCCTTGATGAAGCTATCGCTGCTGTCGAAGAAGATGACGCAGAAGTTGACGCAGGGGATTTATCTAAGGAAGATATCGATTTGGTCATTCAACAAACCAATGTCACTAAGAACAAAGCTATTAAGGCTTTGAAAGAACATAACGGTGATATCGTTAACGCTATCATGTCTTTATCCAAGTAA
- the MDM31 gene encoding Mdm31p (similar to Saccharomyces cerevisiae MDM31 (YHR194W); ancestral locus Anc_4.359), with translation MIPLFSKGKIDKLSLYLRRNLHDIRHTFIRRPIVTTTLYYNNNNRPGLSSTSPQLHNNISYTFLHSRIRYIHTPKSKGNDSPHDTSNTLQHLIAEKNRRLSQATNIFQKLKINIRWILKKSYKPFNADDISAVISWVLVSNVIIFILWTTTFVSLIIYLLNSISLQDYLVKSIGNLITRGTPNLSVIFEDAIVPDWSSGKIIFKNVFVSRRPKLLKGFQKGSQEDAVQRANLALTEKNLLFLSPESSSSANENDWNYTQFDLTIDKVEISLNFTKWLNGKGCLDEVSINGLRGIVDRTHIRWKDNDDPRDFRNVYQLGDFEISKFSMNDGLFTLYQPNGFRPFQVSIFNCDLPQLRKHWLFYDILKATNVSGTYDNSMFTIHRTLQNTNTQQEATNDNNNNNDSHHGDSPPWRKITRLRVDNLDVEHLNRGIEGPFGWIRQGQVDMVGDVLLPDKEADKSEIKAILAEIGDRFLNEAKKLSSSSTTRSSRDTENTTIDPEQYFIMKFFLKLKNVKAEVPLFPSELNYINGTLIRPIVGYINSRRTYIPIECKVIKNVADFEGSWTIYDSYLMKDLSAEVYDAFAKYVADQQQRKKRFKRISFWSLQMLIQLVLMSVGTIA, from the coding sequence ATGAttcctttattttctaagGGCAAAATAGATAAACTGTCTCTATATTTGCGAAGAAATTTGCATGATATACGGCATACTTTCATTCGGAGACCAATTGTAACAACAACACTGtactataataataataatcgtCCAGGTTTATCATCCACGTCTCCACAATtgcataataatatatcataCACGTTCCTCCATTCAAGAATACGATATATTCATACACCGAAGAGCAAGGGTAATGACTCTCCTCACGACACATCCAACACATTACAACATCTAATTGCAGAGAAAAATAGACGTCTATCACAAGCCACCAACATCttccaaaaattgaaaataaacatcCGTTGGATCCTAAAAAAATCATACAAGCCGTTCAATGCAGACGACATAAGTGCAGTCATCTCTTGGGTCCTAGTAAGCAAcgtaataatattcatcttATGGACCACCACATTCGTCTCCCTAATTATCTACTTATTAAATTCCATCTCATTACAAGATTACCTAGTGAAATCTATTGGTAATTTAATAACAAGAGGCACACCAAACTTATCAGTAATCTTTGAGGACGCCATAGTACCGGATTGGTCCTCTGGGAAGatcatattcaaaaatgtGTTTGTTTCAAGAAGACCCAAATTATTGAAGGGGTTCCAAAAGGGGTCACAAGAAGATGCCGTTCAAAGAGCTAACTTGGCCTTGACGGAGAAGAATCTGTTGTTTTTGTCACCGGAGTCTTCCTCTTCAGCGAATGAGAATGATTGGAATTATACGCAGTTTGATTTGACTATTGATAAAGTGGAgatttcattgaatttcaCCAAATGGTTGAATGGAAAAGGTTGTCTTGATGAAGTGTCTATTAATGGTCTTCGTGGGATTGTGGATAGAACTCATATACGATGGAAGGACAATGATGATCCGAGAGATTTTAGAAATGTTTATCAATTGGGAGATTTTGAGATTTcgaaattttcaatgaatgaTGGATTGTTTACTTTGTATCAACCTAATGGATTTAGACCGTTCCAAGTTAGTATATTTAATTGTGATTTACCACAATTAAGGAAACATTGGCTTTtttatgatattttgaaggCTACTAACGTTAGTGGGACCTATGATAATTCCATGTTTACCATTCATAGAACATTacaaaatacaaatactCAACAGGAGGCAACtaatgataacaataataataatgattctcATCATGGAGATAGTCCACCATGGAggaaaattacaagattaAGGGTAGATAATTTAGATGTAGAACATTTAAATAGAGGCATAGAGGGTCCATTTGGTTGGATCAGACAAGGTCAAGTAGACATGGTTGGTGATGTCTTATTGCCCGATAAAGAGGCGGATAAATCAGAAATCAAGGCAATATTGGCAGAGATTGGTGATAGGTTTTTAAATGAAGcgaaaaaattatcatcctCTTCCACAACTCGATCATCAAGAGACACTGAGAATACTACGATAGATCCTGAACAATACTTCATTATGAAATTCTTCcttaaattgaaaaacgTCAAGGCAGAAGTACCATTATTTCCCTCGgaattgaattatattaatGGTACATTAATACGACCCATAGTCGGGTATATAAATTCAAGAAGGACATATATCCCCATTGAATGTAAAGTGATTAAGAATGTGGCAGATTTTGAAGGGTCCTGGACCATCTATGATTCATATCTGATGAAGGATTTAAGTGCAGAAGTTTACGATGCATTTGCTAAATATGTAGCAGaccaacaacaacgaaAGAAACGGTTCAAGAGAATCAGTTTCTGGTCATTGCAAATGTTAATCCAGTTGGTTTTAATGAGTGTCGGTACCATAGCATAG
- the NVJ1 gene encoding Nvj1p (similar to Saccharomyces cerevisiae NVJ1 (YHR195W); ancestral locus Anc_4.360) gives MTRRPVIQSIFSLGGSLAMVKGLKRVLRKYDLPENWLTPTQGNSTQENINKTNELISILQEVSNAMHSRDDISFSKQLEEAGDGITWKKVGLFVLKESINMDTKIAAGIIFTILFLPLLSALLSNSIGKKLRKKKNDNVDFATQTEQSHHYGPAERALLQFGKSKSEPILLEDNDIHPILSNLAGEKIEEGNQSEEEEKGITGGKEDEGKDEEQQEEGDDYGQGESEENVEIISPEVDDDLNEEGNHIQVEDDENTNSFENVTSFSNNIEDINSFLRPIEEEEGNVNDNKNKADNEQNEVEADQVEGAQTSIKEDNNGEDRNETDTTYDMAIRTIDFGETPSPNSLTHDVENETSTTNNSSYKLSHPNNADVALIHLEPDTTALERNTLTFPEEIPDLNEAEALVGGEEKSKDLRVSSNGSLSSHSNSPHIHVSPTKSMHPDAQVNKEQAYSQPFTY, from the coding sequence ATGACTCGTCGCCCAGTAATACAATCCATATTCTCCCTCGGTGGTTCACTAGCCATGGTTAAAGGACTTAAAAGGGTACTAAGGAAATATGATCTCCCTGAAAACTGGTTAACTCCAACTCAAGGAAACAGCACGCAAGAGAACATCAACAAAACGAATGAATTAATCAGTATCCTACAGGAAGTATCCAACGCAATGCACTCTCGTGATGACATTAGTTTTAGTaaacaattagaagaagCAGGGGATGGAATCACATGGAAGAAAGTTGGGTTGTTTGTATTAAAAGAGTCGATTAATATGGATACAAAAATCGCTGCTGGAATTATTTTTACCATCTTATTTTTACCTTTATTATCAGCATTATTGTCTAATTCAATAGGTAAAAAATTGCGtaagaaaaagaatgatAATGTTGATTTTGCTACACAGACGGAACAAAGTCATCACTATGGGCCTGCAGAAAGGGCTTTACTACAATTTGGTAAGAGTAAATCGGAACCTATATTACTTGAGGATAATGATATCCATCCAATATTATCCAATCTGGCAGGTGAAAAAATAGAGGAAGGAAACCAAAGTGAGGAGGAAGAAAAGGGAATTACGGGCGGCAAGGAAGACGAAGGTAAAGACgaagaacaacaagaagaaggtgatgACTACGGGCAAGGAGAAAGTGAAGAAAACGTTGAAATTATATCCCCTgaagttgatgatgatttaaatgAGGAGGGAAATCATATTCAagtagaagatgatgaaaacaCCAACTCTTTCGAAAATGTTACAAGTttcagtaataatattgaagatatcaATTCATTCTTGAGGCCAATCGAGGAAGAGGAAGGTAATGtcaatgataataaaaataaagctGATAATGAACAAAACGAAGTTGAAGCTGATCAAGTTGAAGGTGCACAAACttcaattaaagaagataataatggagAGGATAGAAATGAAACAGACACTACTTACGATATGGCCATACGAACGATTGACTTTGGTGAAACCCCTTCCCCTAACTCATTAACCCACGACGTTGAGAATGAAACATCGACAACGAATAACTCTTCCTATAAACTCTCCCATCCAAATAACGCAGACGTGGCCCTAATACATTTGGAGCCAGATACGACTGCCCTAGAAAGGAATACTTTAACTTTCCCTGAAGAAATTCCTGATTTAAATGAAGCAGAAGCATTAGTTGGTGGAGAAGAAAAGTCCAAGGATTTAAGAGTATCATCTAATGGTTCTTTAAGTTCACATTCAAACAGTCCTCATATTCATGTTTCACCTACGAAATCAATGCATCCAGATGCACAAGTGAACAAAGAACAAGCATATTCTCAACCATTTACGTACTAA
- the RIX1 gene encoding Rix1p (similar to Saccharomyces cerevisiae RIX1 (YHR197W); ancestral locus Anc_4.365), translated as MSHEAYPLVDLVKQLDQASGYEFQTLLKTLTSPVYINEQILKSELGLLNTKILKLLRSSDDFDVWKGCHTAVVICSYNPLVLCSHASQLLAAIYSKLEQKVGYYQSTISTMQGKTLLETLISSLSIIMDLMRNKPTVSREGLVPKLRAIIPTLITLSQDEPQLCLPVLQTLLKRNSTTFKPFVNKYRIVLSNLIVNHYHSFDKDTQTLICNNFAYLHLIKIQNAQSKGTDIDEAQSHHKSFSDDTWTSGLLNILYQFKPIIELCGELLDFKQDQDLQRIIESLPHSNVKSDDSDDDNESVHDFLPVLKLDMNAPLTLWQISNRLNLLVGLMNSFISLPTPFAIRIPIGGINAICETLLSMTTKYIPLKRELRRDQELNSIIHDIFPQIQLNGIHLWTNLIRSCNKCCIPLGSKILSNVELFIPLKNKSNLIDFERCYALKNEFGDVFKLINIVLPLMGHQFNEIDPIIKLINVALYLSEDKSLIDSIFNQQKELQSAAMKNNNNNSNNKKKNKRDQNVGALSDLYTHPEEFVITTSKEWYDETNQFFIMILNSLVLSSTQQTRIIKYSVSIALYLKSINDEIPRSFIDLIRCIVLHPGYEKVSILPIAVNILKDVNDEMFDLLCHPRLPTNMVYRVRNNNANVVEDEDEDEDDGRMIVDEETAANEADNVSLSLKMTEEKEKVVIMPHVERKVDIIEDETKIFKKRDIEDVQPEIEETTKRVKIVKEEEKVNNEVPVQVIDEKAFTSNIEDKDNGEDDNDDDSEFEIPVIDISDDEDEEE; from the coding sequence ATGTCCCACGAAGCATATCCTTTGGTAGACTTGGTGAAACAATTGGACCAAGCCTCTGGTTATGAATTTCAAACactattgaaaactttaaCTTCTCCAGTTTATATTAATGAACAAATATTGAAGTCTGAATTAGGTTTATTAAACACCAAGATTCTAAAATTGTTAAGATCTAgtgatgattttgatgttTGGAAAGGTTGCCATACCGCTGTGGTCATTTGTTCTTATAACCCGTTAGTTCTGTGTTCCCACGCAAGTCAATTATTAGCTGCTATCTATTCTAAATTGGAACAGAAGGTTGGTTATTATCAATCTACCATCTCAACTATGCAAGGCAAAACTCTATTGGAGACTTTAATCTCTTCATTATCCATCATTATGGATTTGATGAGAAATAAACCAACTGTATCTAGAGAAGGTTTGGTACCAAAATTAAGAGCTATCATTCCAACACTGATTACACTATCTCAAGATGAACCACAATTATGTTTACCTGTCTTACAAACTTTACTTAAGAGAAACTCTACCACATTCAAACCATTCGTGAATAAGTACCGAATTGTTTTGAGTAATTTAATTGTTAACCATTATCATTCCTTCGATAAAGATACTCAGACATTAATTTGTAACAATTTTGCATACTTGCATCTAATTAAGATTCAAAATGCTCAATCTAAAGGTACAGATATCGATGAGGCACAATCTCATCATAAATCATTTAGTGATGATACATGGACATCAGGACTTTTAAATATCTTATACCAATTTAAACCTATCATAGAACTATGTGGCGAACTATTAGATTTCAAACAAGACCAAGATTTACAAAGGATTATCGAAAGTTTACCTCATAGCAACGTCAAGAGCGATGatagtgatgatgataacgaGAGCGTTCATGATTTCCTTCcagttttgaaattggatATGAACGCACCATTGACGTTATGGCAAATTTCTAATCGTTTGAACTTACTAGTTGGTTTAATGAACAGTTTTATCAGCTTACCGACCCCATTTGCCATAAGAATTCCCATTGGTGGGATTAATGCGATTTGTGAAACTTTATTAAGTATGACGACCAAATATATCCCATTGAAAAGAGAGTTACGTCGTGAtcaagaattgaattcaataatcCATGATATTTTCCCACAGATTCAATTAAATGGTATTCATCTGTGGACGAACTTGATTCGATCATGTAATAAATGTTGTATTCCATTGGGTTCGAAGATACTATCGAATGTGGAACTGTTCATACCTTTAAAGAATAAGagtaatttaattgattttgaaagatgttATGCATTAAAGAATGAATTTGGTgatgttttcaaattgattaatATAGTTTTACCATTGATGGGTCAtcaatttaatgaaattgatccaattattaaattgattaatgTTGCCTTGTATCTTTCTGAAGATAAATCcttaattgattcaatttttaACCAACAGAAGGAACTTCAAAGTGCTGCGatgaagaataataataataatagcaataataagaaaaagaataaaaggGATCAAAATGTTGGAGCATTATCTGATTTATATACCCATCCTGAGGAATTTGTAATTACTACATCAAAGGAATGGTATGATGAAActaatcaatttttcattatgaTCTTAAACAGTTTGGTTCTCTCCAGTACACAACAAACCAGAATTATCAAGTATTCAGTATCCATTGcattatatttgaaatctaTAAACGATGAGATTCCTAGGAGttttattgatttaattaGATGCATTGTCTTACATCCTGGGTATGAAAAAGTTTCCATTTTACCAATTGCTGTTAATATCTTAAAGGAtgttaatgatgaaatgtttgatttattatgtCATCCAAGGTTACCTACCAATATGGTCTATCGTGTtaggaataataatgctaacgttgttgaagatgaagatgaagatgaagatgatggtAGAATGATAGTTGACGAAGAAACAGCAGCAAACGAAGCTGATAATGTCtctctttctttaaaaatgaCTGAGGAAAAGGAGAAAGTTGTTATTATGCCACATGTTGAAAGAAAAGTCGACATAATTGAAGACGAAACcaaaattttcaagaaGAGAGACATTGAAGATGTTCAACCAGAGATTGAAGAAACGACGAAGAGAGTTAAAATTGttaaggaagaagaaaaggtGAACAATGAAGTACCAGTTCAAGTTATCGACGAGAAAGCTTTTACAAGTAACATTGAGGATAAAGATAATGGTGAAGACGATAACGACGATGATTCGGAATTCGAAATTCCAGTTATTGATATaagtgatgatgaagatgaggaagaatag
- the AIM18 gene encoding Aim18p (similar to Saccharomyces cerevisiae YHR199C; ancestral locus Anc_4.369) yields MTIMTFTKLISKTSLRQVTKISNAKAIGQVTKSSRLTSLMLSNKPFQRKFSSTTGRSQQQQQQTEPPAIKNSNVIRNSAIVTLTLAAAFLAYKFEDLNFSISETEQYVDVDPQISPFPKKITPSKYPFDLKYSLLGVGVRSVTVVTFKVYALGIYVADKDKYMIPKLFNSNYLSKAFIDTFDSTKSHAENLRLALMDPVKSTILINELLDNGINLMAKISPMRNTNFNHLRDGMIRTIKKHPEAEKNKEALDKGILDLRKAFNRKGALDKDDDLYVQLLNDGALQLTFHSKKRDEFFKLGRCEDPIIGRYLFSQYVSGPAPLSIMTRDAVVKGICDLV; encoded by the coding sequence ATGACAATAATGACGTTCACAAAGTTAATAAGCAAAACATCCCTTAGACAAGTAACTAAGATATCCAATGCAAAGGCTATCGGACAAGTTACCAAATCATCAAGATTGACCTCCTTGATGTTATCCAACAAGCCTTTCCAAAGGAAGTTCAGCTCTACCACCGGTCGTTCccaacagcaacaacaacaaacagAACCTCCAGCAATCAAAAACTCGAATGTTATTAGAAACTCAGCCATCGTAACATTGACATTAGCTGCTGCATTCCTAGCTTACAAATTTGAAGACTTGAACTTCAGCATCAGCGAAACAGAACAATACGTCGACGTAGACCCACAAATCTCACCTTTCCCCAAAAAAATCACACCTTCAAAATACCCATTCGATCTAAAATATTCCCTATTAGGTGTTGGGGTAAGATCAGTAACCGTGGTTACATTTAAAGTATATGCTCTAGGTATTTACGTAGCTGATAAGGACAAATACATGATTCCAAAACTGTTTAACTCCAACTATTTATCAAAGGCATTCATTGATACTTTCGATTCGACCAAGTCTCATGCAGAAAACTTACGCTTGGCTCTTATGGATCCTGTCAAATCAACAATCctaattaatgaattgttAGATAATGGAATCAATTTGATGGCTAAGATTTCTCCAATGAGGAACACGAATTTCAACCATTTGAGAGACGGGATGATTAGAACTATAAAGAAACATCCGGAGGCTGAGAAGAATAAAGAAGCTTTAGATAAGGGGATATTGGATTTGAGGAAGGCGTTCAATAGAAAAGGGGCATTggataaagatgatgatttgtACGTgcaattattaaatgatggTGCTTTACAATTGACTTTTCATAGTAAGAAAAGAGATGAGTTCTTTAAATTGGGCCGTTGTGAAGATCCGATCATTGGCAGATATCTCTTTAGTCAATATGTGAGTGGCCCTGCTCCCCTTTCTATCATGACAAGAGATGCAGTTGTTAAGGGAATTTGTGATTTAGTTTAG